Proteins co-encoded in one Podospora pseudoanserina strain CBS 124.78 chromosome 7 map unlocalized CBS124.78p_7, whole genome shotgun sequence genomic window:
- a CDS encoding uncharacterized protein (COG:S; EggNog:ENOG503NYTU) encodes MGGSTHHHPFQSLSPLSWTADLSSGTSPEVISKVITDTFSNAQILVDSLPPSPSHSQPTTRPRSQTESATAALDLNSVLSSSPETKATVEKLRKEWKEVKTNPRDNPHGITVYKLSAKDGKGAWFGRYSLHHGMDFGRWEEALRREFKETLKRCEREGKEPGCGNIRGIGAERVVERVEGGGGSWRVSARFGGPTTARDFIALHMTPPVRKETDGDKKKKGMGPRQFMLVSRPVEHPDCPPRSGFIRGVYESVEVIREVPVVKPLRRTRSSGDWGEHDGKDGKDAALRSAKKAIEERQDSEEEDVEMAIEWLMVTRSDPGGSVPRFMVEKGTPGGIVNDAGQFLKWFEAQQQRSDDYETAVDGDHEGEGEEVSKAEGKKPEKIENGGAVDSSVLNQLRDTDHNGEVHRHEKRGEVTPPSGFYGMIASALGAAGSAVASRVATLAGSTIATEDEESLSNDDDDESDTPSELSFASASEGHNAEGGGGDDDVTAAGLLSKADSHNDVASTLSSVSPSSLHSNDDNNSVAHTSHSASLSSQHEKELKKLQERMKKAQAKLERSHQRRHHNHHKESDEAKEEAALQRLKEKHEREIAKQKEKYEREVRRLAEKKQQEEKKKEEKRRKMQEREERADLAMELERTRAERDVGRKEIEILRGQVGDLQRENTMLVARLGKMGVEVGDIYDGGK; translated from the exons ATGGGCGgctcaacccaccaccaccccttccaatccctctcccccctttcctggACCGCCGACCTCTCCTCGGGCACCTCCCCCGAGGTCATCTCCAAAGTCATAACCGACACCTTTTCCAACGCCCAAATCCTCGTcgactccctccctccttccccctctcacTCTCAACCCACAACCCGCCCAAGATCGCAAACCGAATCCGCGACTGCGGCCCTCGATCTGAACTCTGTCctgtcatcatcaccagagaCAAAAGCCACGGTGGAGAAACTGAGAAAAGAGTGGAAAGAGGTGAAGACTAATCCGAGGGATAACCCCCACGGGATTACTGTGTACAAATTATCGGCCAAAGATGGCAAGGGGGCTTGGTTCGGGCGGTACAGCTTGCATCACGGGATGGAttttgggaggtgggaggaggcgttgagaCGGGAGTTCAAAGAGACGCTCAAGAGGtgtgagagggaggggaaggagccTGGATGTGGGAATATCAGGGGGATCggggcggagagggtggtggagagggttgagggaggagggggctcATGGAGG GTTTCGGCGAGGTTTGGAGGACCGACGACAGCGAGGGATTTTATTGCGCTGCATATGACGCCTccggtgaggaaggagactGATGGGgataaaaagaagaaggggatggggCCGAGGCAGTTTATGCTTGTGAGTCGGCCGGTGGAGCACCCTGATTGTCCGCCTCGGTCGGGGTTTATTAGAGGGGTGTATGAGAGTGTGGAGGTGATTAGGGAGGTGCCGGTTGTGAAGCCGCTtaggaggacgaggtcgagTGGTGACTGGGGCGAGCATGATGGGAAAGACGGCAAGGACGCTGCTCTTAGgtcggccaagaaggcgattGAAGAGAGGCAGGAtagtgaagaggaggatgtggaaaTGGCAATCGAGTGGTTGATGGTCACGAGGAGTGACCCAGGGGGGAGCGTGCCAAGGTTTATGGTTGAGAAGGGGACTCCGGGGGGGATTGTGAATGATGCGGGGCAGTTTCTGAAGTGGTTTGAAGCTCAGCAGCAACGGAGTGATGACTATGAGACGGCTGTTGATGGAGACcatgaaggggagggggaggaggtgagcaAAGCCGAAGGAAAGAAGCCCGAGAAAATCGAAAACGGCGGCGCGGTTGATTCCTCGGTGTTGAATCAACTCCGTGACACGGACCATAATGGGGAGGTGCACCGCCATGAAAAACGAGGCGAGGTCACGCCCCCGAGCGGCTTTTACGGTATGATAGCATCAGCCCTCGGGGCAGCCGGCTCAGCGGTTGCGTCTAGGGTAGCCACCCTCGCCGGCTCGACGATTGCTACCGAAGACGAAGAGAGCCTGtccaacgacgacgatgacgaaaGCGACACACCATCCGAACTCAGCTTTGCCTCTGCGTCAGAAGGTCACAACgcagagggtggtggtggcgatgatgatgtcacGGCAGCGGGACTATTATCCAAAGCCGACTCTCACAACGACGTCGCCTCCACCTTGTCTTCTGTCTCGCCCTCGTCCCTGCActccaacgacgacaacaactcGGTAGCTCACACTTCGCATTCGGCCTCGCTGTCGAGTCAGCACgagaaggagctgaagaagctgCAGGAACGCATGAAGAAGGCGCAGGCTAAGCTGGAGAGGTCGCACCAGAGGAgacatcacaaccaccacaaggAATCGGACGAGGCGAAGGAGGAAGCGGCGCTTCAGAGGCTGAAGGAGAAGCATGAGAGGGAGATTGCCAAGCAGAAGGAGAAGtatgagagggaggtgaggaggctggcggagaagaagcagcaggaggagaagaagaaggaggaaaagaggaggaagatgcaggagagggaggagagggcggatCTGGCcatggagctggagaggacgagggcggagagggatgtggggaggaaggagattgagattTTGAGGGGGCAGGTGGGAGATTTGCAGAGAGAGAATACCATGCTTGTTGCGAGactggggaagatgggggttgaggtgggggatATTTATGATGGGGGGAAGTAG
- a CDS encoding uncharacterized protein (EggNog:ENOG503NUD0; COG:U), whose protein sequence is MADSQPLLGNRADDYGSTTAGEDGIIERIPTPLGAEEEEERGEDIQDGVLRIEAVSRLWTKRGLMIAYLGIFFMAFTTSLEGQVTYSLSAFAVSSFNKHSLLSTVYVVQGVVNAVIKPPMAKIADVFGRLEAFSICIVLCVLGYILMAASRNVETYASAQIFYAAGFTGLQILQQVFIADTSDFLNRALFSSLPDSPFLVTVWIGPAIAALFLAKSTWRWGYAVWTIILPLAFLPLGLSLLINGRKAEKLGLVPKRRAMSTSSSADNKKPSLSTAARNLFQELDGIGILLFSLGLSLILIPLTLVSRSKTGWHDPHIILMILSGILLLVLFPLWESHAPHPLLPLELLKSRTFVAGCLLGFFYFAVFYIAVQPYLYSYLLVALNLPVTSAGPITQTFSFASTIAAIAASLVIKRLGGEPRPKPWIVFGATIYTLAILLLLHTRKRGVSEPVLYTAQMFLGAGAGLMHVATQLVVQAAASSSSNLKGRNRHQHVGVATAAFLTLVQVGSAVGSAVSGAIWGRLIPGKLREYLPEDAKGEAGKIYGSVREAVSYPWGSPEREAIARSYQETVEVLLWVALGGKGVVGVVAVGWEEEGLKGKKVWFGCF, encoded by the exons ATGGCAGACAGCCAACCGCTCCTGGGCAACAGGGCTGATGACTACGGCTCAACCACGGCTGGTGAAGATGGGATTATTGAGAGGATACCGACACCGTTAggtgcagaggaggaggaggagaggggggaggatatACAAGATGGTGTACTGCGCATCGAGGCGGTTTCTCGTTTATGgacgaaaagggggttgatgattgCTTACTTGGG CATATTCTTCATGGCCTTTACCACGTCGCTTGAAGGTCAAGTGACATACTCCCTTTCCGCATTCGCCGTCAGTTCGTTCAACAAGCACTCGTTGCTGTCGACGGTTTATGTGGTCCAAGGGGTGGTTAATG CTGTCATCAAACCCCCTATGGCCAAGATAGCCGACGTCTTTGGCCGACTAGAGGCCTTCTCCATATGCATCGTCCTGTGTGTTTTGGGATACATCCTCATGGCCGCCTCGCGAAACGTCGAAACGTATGCCTCGGCGCAGATATTTTACGCGGCCGGCTTCACCGGATTGCAGATCCTGCAGCAGGTCTTCATCGCCGACACAAGCGATTTCCTTAACCGCGCCCTGTTTTCGAGTCTGCCGGACAGCCCGTTTCTGGTAACCGTCTGGATAGGACCAGCCATCGCCGCGCTGTTCCTCGCAAAGAGCACATGGCGCTGGGGATACGCCGTCTGGACCATCATTCTCCCGCTGGCCTTTTTGCCCCTCGGGCTGAGCCTGCTCATCAACGGCCGCAAGGCAGAGAAGCTGGGCTTGGTACCAAAACGACGCGCCATgagcacctcctcctcggccgacAACAAAAAGCCCTCACTttcaacagcagccagaAACCTCTTCCAAGAACTCGACGGcatcggcatcctcctcttctccctcggcctctccctcatcctcatccccctaACCCTCGTCTCCCGCTCCAAAACTGGCTGGCACGACCCCCACATCATCCTAATGATCCTCAGCGGCATCCTTCTTCTagtcctcttccccctctgGGAATCCCAcgctcctcaccccctcttGCCGCTAGAACTCCTCAAGTCCCGCACCTTCGTCGCCGGGTGTCTACTTGGCTTTTTTTATTTTGCCGTCTTTTACATCGCCGTCCAACCTTACCTTTACTCTTACCTCCTCGTggccctcaacctccctgTCACCAGCGCAGGGCCCATAACCCAAACCTTTTCCTTCGcctccaccatcgccgccatcgccgcgAGTCTAGTCATCAAGCGCCTAGGCGGTGAACCCCGCCCAAAACCCTGGATCGTCTTCGGCGCAACAATCTacaccctcgccatcctgctgctgctccacACCCGCAAGCGCGGCGTTTCCGAACCGGTCCTCTACACAGCGCAGATGTTCCTCGGCGCCGGAGCGGGGTTGATGCACGTGGCTACTCAGCTCGTCGTCCAGGCGGCTGCGTCTTCGAGCTCCAACCTCAAGGGGAGGAACCGGCATCAGCACGTCGGGGTGGCGACCGCGGCGTTTTTGACGCTGGTGCAAGTCGGGAGCGCGGTGGGGAGCGCGGTGAGCGGGGCgatttgggggaggttgatacCGGGGAAGCTGAGGGAGTATCTCCCTGAGGATGcgaagggggaggcgggcAAGATTTATGGGAGCGTGAGGGAGGCGGTGTCGTATCCGTGGGGGAGTCCGGAACGGGAGGCGATTGCGAGGAGCTATCAGGAGACTGTGGAGGTGCTGCTTTGGGTGGCGCTGGGG gggaagggggtggtgggggttgttgctgtggggtgggaagaggagggattaaaagggaagaaggtatggtttggttgtttttga
- a CDS encoding uncharacterized protein (COG:O; EggNog:ENOG503NWKY): protein MFSRSSRSHAKKTQGFATEHQRRNHDNFERAGLSDLGSDSATVRSGGGGAWRTDFGPSNHNYYTGSSSAARSYGAPLYPEKSFSIASGTLHAPSHRSTASVSSNKSRESNSRSISTTQGAMNSDRTRSRRERTFVGSECAVCEEPLEHTLRGERILQFSCTHVAHEACFYEFIREFDSQYCPTCNAPLHLDTSRGGNVLDIEKISNMVRAVSVNDTRSQGTPTPTTQHWDDPGRPQSRGSSARPGGGGSNGHRDAPRGSQRDSRESREAPPSDHRYNGPRHARSDSEATGVASSGGYPETTQSGPPRRHDYDVQAMETSLASPRTVTRNPIPAPTVTVRSEFPTITRSRQQQTLTCLVTVEVPDIKWRPDPEDLQAAPPPLAPPRAEEQFHRAPSPAQSAPRFYPYESAEVLAEMTESLRNRVDNWHGLDFSRFGKLRLYGTLRVGKDKVSWQELECFLFAEMLICVKEKKSTQQPSQWEDQDAPRKSTRCTLKGSILIKKHLNEVSYSGSMDENILTLSLSVAELPQFHLRFENRNQLKLWQQALLDLNAVETSPVRSPEYDRGEFSETDEDDWQRTPGSGRPQRVSSLASSWGGAKSATTAPTEYTNFARSPLLPSIHVPVDVVVVVPISASMQGVKINLVRDALRFMVHTLGDRDRMGLVTFGSSGGGVPIVGMTTKAWPGWSNVLNSIKPVGQKSHRADVVEGANVAMDLLMGRKYNNPIATIMLISDASTSDADSVDFVVSRAEAAKITIHSFGLGMTHKPDTMIELSTRTKASYTYVKDWMMLRECLAGCLGAMQTLSHQNVKLKLKLPEGSPAKFHKISGALQITKRATGRDAEASIGDLRFGDKRDILVQLVIIPDNASQEQLPQDPWDNIVSGLEALGGPMDQDEQRTVSVEEVPLIQAELIWGDILRDGTSQHTRPSLLAITMLPASNSKKSWNNSQPIPPHPHIVQRRMELLTSDMLTRALTLVSRGQHDRAHTLLNETRSILKGLGKGGLPPVPPLPPSGGNKSQPSTPHPDNANPSPTAGTPDRKNTPSPTSGNHSSAGSFPPVPGQISRSRSTDGLGVMGTAAGIDTNTVAALDAELESSLEWINHPAVFGRDSRKAVLQAIGVISSQRAFTFRTPIESLWAGRVSGVKKLTEKSREWREEGGGEGGIMEEA, encoded by the exons ATGTTCAGCAGATCATCTAGATCGCACGCCAAGAAGACTCAGGGTTTTGCGACGGAGCATCAGCGAAGGAATCACGACAATTTCGAACGGGCAGGGCTCTCAGACCTAGGCTCCGACTCGGCGACGGTGCggtctggtggtggcggcgctTGGAGAACAGACTTTGGCCCGTCGAACCACAACTACTACACCGGCAGCAGTAGCGCTGCGAGGTCTTACGGGGCGCCGTTGTACCCGGAGAAGA GTTTCTCCATCGCATCAGGGACGCTTCACGCGCCATCGCACCGCTCGACGGCCTCGGTCAGCTCCAACAAGTCGCGCGAGAGCAACTCGAGATCCATCTCGACGACACAAGGCGCCATGAATTCAGACAGGACCCGGTCGCGCAGGGAGCGCACCTTTGTGGGGAGCGAGTGCGCCGTGTGCGAGGAGCCGTTGGAACACACGCTCCGGGGCGAGAGGATATTGCAGTTCTCGTGCACCCACGTAGCCCACGAGGCGTGCTTCTACGAGTTCATCCGCGAGTTTGATTCCCAGTACTGCCCGACATGCAATGCGCCATTGCACCTGGACACCAGCCGCGGCGGAAACGTGCTGGATATAG AAAAAATCAGCAATATGGTGCGCGCAGTGTCAGTAAATGACACCAGATCACAGGGAACTCCGACCCCGACGACGCAGCATTGGGATGATCCGGGAAGGCCGCAGAGCCGGGGGTCGAGCGCACgacctggtggtggtggatcgAATGGTCACCGGGATGCTCCTCGAGGAAGCCAGCGGGACAGCCGCGAGAGTCGGGAAGCGCCGCCTTCAGATCACCGCTACAACGGGCCGAGACACGCACGGAGTGATAGCGAGGCGACGGGTGTTGCCTCTTCGGGAGGATACCCAGAAACGACGCAGAGCGGACCACCGCGGCGACACGATTATGATGTTCAGGCCATGGAGACCTCGCTCGCCAGCCCCCGGACGGTCACTCGGAATCCCATCCCCGCGCCCACGGTTACGGTGCGGTCAGAGTTTCCCACCATCACGAGgtcacgacagcagcagacgCTCACCTGTCTGGTAacggtggaggtgccggatATCAAGTGGCGGCCCGACCCAGAAGACCTGCAGGCCGCCCCTCCGCCGTTGGCGCCACCGAGAGCCGAGGAGCAGTTCCACAGGGCGCCTTCACCAGCGCAAAGTGCGCCGCGGTTCTATCCGTACGAGTCGGCAGAGGTGCTGGCCGAGATGACGGAGAGCCTGCGCAACCGGGTAGACAACTGGCATGGTTTGGACTTCAGCCG ATTTGGAAAGCTTCGATTGTACGGCACACTCCGTGTGGGCAAGGACAAAGTGTCATGGCAGGAGCTCGAGTGTTTCCTGTTTGCAGAGATGCTCATCTgcgtcaaggagaagaaatcTACGCAACAACCATCACAGTGGGAGGACCAGGATGCGCCACGGAAAAGCACACGCTGCACGCTCAAGGGATCGAttctcatcaagaagcaTCTCAACGAGGTGTCGTACAGTGGCAGCATGGACGAGAATATTCTCACCCTCAGCTTATCAGTAGCCGAGCTGCCCCAATTCCATCTTCGGTTTGAGAATCGAAACCAGCTCAAGCTGTGGCAGCAGGCCCTGTTGGACCTCAACGCTGTTGAGACGTCGCCCGTACGCAGTCCCGAATATGACCGTGGCGAGTTTTCAGAAACAGATGAGGATGACTGGCAAAGAACACCTGGCTCTGGCCGACCACAACGAGTGTCGTCCCTGGCTTCCTCATGGGGTGGCGCCAAGTCGGCCACAACTGCGCCTACCGAGTACACCAACTTTGCGAGGAGCCCTCTTCTGCCCTCGATTCATGTGCCTGtggatgttgtggtggtggtgccaatTTCCGCTTCGATGCAGGGTGTCAAGATCAACCTGGTTCGCGATGCTCTTCGGTTTATGGTACACACGCTCGGCGACCGTGACCGCATGGGCTTGGTGACCTTTGGATCATCTGGCGGCGGCGTACCTATCGTCGGTATGACGACCAAGGCGTGGCCTGGCTGGAGTAATGTTCTGAACTCGATCAAGCCCGTTGGACAGAAGAGCCACCGTGCTGATGTTGTCGAGGGCGCCAATGTGGCCATGGATCTGCTCATGGGCCGCAAgtacaacaaccccatcgcGACCATCATGCTGATCAGCGATGCCTCCACCTCGGACGCCGACAGCGTCGACTTTGTGGTATCGCGCGCCGAAGCAGCCAAGATCACCATCCACTCGTTTGGTCTCGGTATGACCCACAAGCCGGACACCATGATCGAGCTGTCCACCCGGACAAAGGCCTCGTACACCTATGTAAAAGACTGGATGATGCTCCGAGAGTGTCTCGCCGGCTGCCTCGGCGCCATGCAAACTCTTTCTCATCAAAAcgtcaagctcaagctcaagcttcCCGAAGGCTCCCCGGCCAAGTTCCACAAGATCAGCGGCGCCCTCCAAATCACCAAGCGCGCCACGGGCCGCGATGCTGAGGCGTCTATCGGAGACCTCCGCTTCGGTGACAAACGCGATATCCTCGTCCAGCTAGTCATCATCCCCGACAACGCCTCCCAAGAGCAGCTTCCGCAAGACCCATGGGATAACATCGTCTCCGGTCTGGAAGCCCTCGGCGGCCCGATGGATCAGGACGAGCAACGAACCGTCTCGGTAGAGGAAgtccccctcatccaagcCGAGCTCATCTGGGGTGACATCCTCCGTGACGGCACATCCCAACACACTCGCCCTTCGCTCCTGGCAATTACCATGCTGCCCGCCTCGAACTCGAAGAAGTCGTGGAATAACTCCCAgcccatccctccccacccacacaTCGTCCAGCGGAGGATGGAGCTCTTGACGTCAGACATGTTAACACGGGCACTAACCCTTGTCTCCCGCGGCCAGCACGACCGCGCCCACACTTTGCTCAACGAAACCCGCTCCATCCTCAAAGGCCTCGGGAAAGGCGGGTTGCCACCCGTCCCACCGCTCCCGCCATCGGGAGGCAACAAATCTcaaccttccaccccccacccggacaacgccaacccctcccccacggCCGGCACCCCAGACAGGAAGAACACACCGTCTCCCACGTCGGGGAACCACTCCTCTGCCGGCAGCTTCCCACCGGTGCCAGGGCAGATCTCCCGTTCCAGATCGACAGACGGActgggggtgatgggaacAGCAGCGGGGATAGACACGAACACGGTTGCGGCGCTGGATGCCGAGCTGGAGAGCAGTCTCGAGTGGATCAACCACCCGGCCGTGTTTGGGCGGGACAGCAGGAAGGCGGTGCTGCAGGCGATCGGGGTGATCAGCAGCCAGAGGGCGTTTACGTTCCGGACGCCGATTGAGAGCCTgtgggcggggagggtgtcgGGTGTGAAGAAGCTGACGGAAAAGTCaagggagtggagggaggaggggggaggggagggggggatcaTGGAGGAGGCTtag